Within Micromonospora narathiwatensis, the genomic segment ATCTGGAGCCGGTGAACGAGCCCCCCGACGACGCCCCGTAGCGGAGGGATGGCCCCGGAGGTACGGACAGAACAGCCGTCGGGGGCATCTTGGCGGCCGCGTCCCGGCCGTGCCCGCCCGCGTGAACCGCCAGGGCCGTGGCGGCCCATAACGCCGGGATACGACCCAGCGGGTATGACCCAGCAAATCCATTGATCTCAATATGATGTCCGCATCCTGAATCAGGTGCGCTCACGAGGCGTACCAGGTCCCGATGCGGAGGAACACATGGTTCGCTGGCGCACCCTCACCGGCCTGCTGGCCGCCGCGCTGGCCGCGGTGACCGCGGGCAGCCTCACCCTCGCGGCACCCGCCGCCGCCGCGCCCGCCGCCGCGCCCGGCGGTACGGTCGGTCCGTACGTGGTCGGCGGCACCCGCGCCGCCCAGGGCGAGTTCCCGTTCATGGTTCGGCTCTCGATGGGCTGCGGCGGGGCCCTGTACAGCCCGCGACTGGTGCTCACCGCGGCGCACTGCGTCGGCGCCACGGGCACCAACACCAGCATCACCGCGACGCTCGGCGTGGTCGACCTCCAGTCGACCAGCCGGATCACCGTCAAGTCGAACTACGTCTACCGCGCCCCCGGCTACAACGGCAACGGCAAGGACTGGGCGTTGATCCGGCTGGCCAGCCCGGTCACCGGGCTGAGCACGCTGCCGATCGCCACCACCACCGCCTACGACAACGGCACCTTCACCGTCGCCGGCTGGGGTGCCCCGTACGAGGGCGGC encodes:
- a CDS encoding S1 family peptidase, producing MVRWRTLTGLLAAALAAVTAGSLTLAAPAAAAPAAAPGGTVGPYVVGGTRAAQGEFPFMVRLSMGCGGALYSPRLVLTAAHCVGATGTNTSITATLGVVDLQSTSRITVKSNYVYRAPGYNGNGKDWALIRLASPVTGLSTLPIATTTAYDNGTFTVAGWGAPYEGGPQQRYLLKATVPFVSDATCNSYYGGQIITAEEICAGYASGGTDTCQGDSGGPMFRRDANNAWIQVGIVSWGNGCARPNYPGVYTQVSYFSSAIASAAASLGG